ATCACACAATAGAACCTTGTTCGTTTGGGGTTTTGAaaaagtgggttatttggataaaaagtCTTAAAGgtactaactaatatataatgatttatttttcaagaaatagagggtattttagtattttggttgattatttgaataGAGTGATTGCTTAGAGGATAGATAAAATGGTTATTTATTTGaggattttttaaataaccacaACAGAACTAGGCCAAATGTAAGCTCCTACAGAAAAATGTACAAATAATGACTGAAATTGTATTGAGTTCCAACGAAAAATAATGATGTCTCACTTCTTCACGGAAAGCTTCCTCTTTATCAAAAGCAGTCGAATCATTCCACAAATTAACAACTGCATCACTGCCACCAGTTGCTATCATCTCTGTTTCCTTGCCAACTGCTAATGCCCATACCTGCATAACACATTAGAAAAGTAAAAAGTAGAAGCCAATTAGCaaaaataataatgtcaaattattcaaatattgtATAAACATTGTTTGTATTACTCAACTTTATCAATACAAACTTTAAGAtttcaacacaaaattatatatgacAATTGCGAGGGCGTGAAGATGTACtcagataataaaaaaaaaatcaagatatcAGATTCTctataatatacataaatagagcaaaaaatcaaacacatcCATATTGCCAGCAGGCAAATCATGATTTGCTTTACTTTTCtctaatgaataaaataagtcAATCGTAGAATGGAATATACAATAAGTAATGTAAAGAAACCTAAAAGATTCACAACCTTGTCCTCATGCTGATCAAAAGTTGCAATGCACTCATTAGTTTTTACTGTCCAAAGCTTTAATAAACCATCAGCGCCTGCACACAACATTTAGGCATGTCGGAATGGTACCAAAAAAGAGAGATTATTCCAGATAGATATAACATGTCAAATTACCACAAGATACAAATTGAGTCCCTCGAGTGATAAAGGATGCCCTGTAAACACTTGAGGTATGCCCTTCAAAAGTTTTTAGACATGAACCATCAGATATAGCCCAGATCTTTATCGTTTTATCTCCTGATGCAGTAATAACACATTGATCAACTGGAGAAAACTCTACAGACCAAATCCCTCTCTTGTGTCCTTTTAGAGTAACCGCAAGTACCAGATCTGGAAGCCTCCACACACAGGCAGTTCGGTCCTAACCATCAAGAGTTTATCAAATTGTCACGAATTGTTGATTTAAGAGACTGAAGAGCAAAATGCACTGTGAGCAAGCAAAATAATGTTCTTTTTTCTCATATAGAATTTGCATATCCTATTTTCGAAAGCTATTTTATTTAGGAAATGAAAACATAAAActtaatttgaagaaaaaattattgagttatttCAACTTTTGCCATGACGATGCCTATCTCTttctcacacacacacataaATGTAAAAACTTCAACAAGCATCATGATGAAAGACATGCTTCTAGAACTGAAAAGGGTGCATTTGGTCGGAACAGAATTGGaagaaaatgaaatgaagtattaatttcaataaatatttgaaatatagaaAGGAATATTTCCCAAAGAgaaaattagaatttcaattaagtttaacaataaaaatccaTGAAGATTGAACAACTCCTAGCCCATTGAAACTACTATTCTACCAAactttttcactttcttctAACCAACACAAAAATGTTATATTCCCCTCTATTAGTTTGCTTAGAACTTATCCATCTAATCAAAACACATTTAAGAAATCCATGTTTCATTGATATTTTCTACTTTAATATATCTAACATGAACTCTAAAGAAACTATTCACAAAGATGAGCCCGTAAGATTATAATCATGCTACAGTTTCTAACCTGAGAACCACTGCAAGCAAGACTATCATTTGGGGCAACAGCGACAGAGTTTATATCTTTATCATGTGCAGCAACAACTGCTTTTGCTTTTAAATTATTGACATCATCATCTGAGGTGCCATCCAAATTCCATACTTTCAAGGTACGGTCACTGCAAAAGAATATATGAAACAGTTCATCATTCACCAATTATTTCTTATTGCTAACTATAACAATGATAACTGAAACGATTAAGCAATCTTAGCGTCACAATAACAAACTAGTGTTTGCATGATATGATAGTTAATGAAGTTTGACATGGATAGGTATACAAGATGACAATAAATCGTAATCCACAGAAACATGCTTGCAAAACTTTACACCAATTTAGCAAACACCCACCTGCTGCCACTAATAAAGAAGTTTCTATGTTTCTTTGAGAAGGCCACAGCTCCAACTGCACCCATGTGACCTGCACCAACTCCAATGCAATTTCCAGTGTTCGCTTCCCATAACCTAACCTATAAACATTGTTtagttattaataaaaagaacaaaattCATAAATGGAGTCACATggtaaatatctaaataaataagtgAAAATAGGAACTGGATAACTGTCAAGACAAATGAAAAATAGATAACATGACTACTGATGTAGAAGAATGAACCTACAGTATTGTCCTTGCTTCCTGTTACGATAAGTGTTTCACCCGAACTTGTCACACAAGTATCAAGACATAGAACAATGTCTTTATGGCCTGATAGCACATAGGAACACGACATTGATGCAAGCTCATACACACGAACCTgcaaaacaaatatatgttaagaGGTAAGGCAATAAATGCAACCAATTCTAAAATCCTTCCAACACTTGTGTGTTCCGAAGACTGCTAACACAAAAAGTGATGAGATCACTAACAGCTGTACTGATCAGACTATATGAAGTCTTTACTCAGAATGGTAGTAACGAACATGGGATaaagattaataaataaataattgatggcAATCCTTCCCTCCtttaaagatttaaattttGAGTTGAAGGGAATATGTACAATAATACGTTTGCTGGAAAGTGGGTAAATAGAAGCTAGCTTACTTGTTCTACACTTGTAGCAACAGCAATAAACTTTTCACTCTCTCCCAAGAATTTCATATCCACAATTTCTTCATTAAATCCTATGAGTCTTTTCGTTAAGGTTAAATCAGAAAAGGCATTGTCATTTTCCGTTAGAGAATAAAAGAGGAATTGTTGGTCAGCTGTGACACATAGTAATCCTTGACCCTGAGGCAACAAGACAGCGGCGGTGAAACCTCTTTTCGCATCCTCATCATCCTGGCTAATGGCCGTAATATCAGAAGTTTTTTGTTCAAAGAGGCATACTGAACtgtttcacaaaaaaaatatatcaattaacATCCTTCAGAAAAGAAAAGGCAAAGACGGAATCTTAATCCAAGCTTCATACCTTTTAATCTTGAAATGCGAAAGATAGTAATAAAAGAAAGGATGAAATATATGATCGAAAAAGAacaattctaaataatattcatgagaaataagaaaaaaatatttacccTTCGGAATTCCATAATCGCACAATTCCACGCTCACCAACAGTGAAGAAGTAAACATCTGACGTGTTCGTTTTCTTTTTCACAGTCTTGGATTTCTTTGAATGGATCCATGAAACAAAAGGAGATGAAGAAGAAACCAGGCACACTGCCTCAAGAGCTTCATAAGTTGGAACAGTGATCTTGCAACTATAGTCATGAAGATCCCACACATTTACTACCTGAATAGGATGTATGTGTTAATTTAATACTAACATTACGCTAAACATGAAATTTGCACCAATCTAAAAACTTCTGAAGAAATTTCTCAAAGACAACTTCCACAAGTCATTACTAATAAACTGCTCAAGTTGAATTGATTGTTTTAAGTCTACCAAATGTTCCATGATCTCAAAATAAGCAGGTGGAGAGTTGAACTCATACAAAAAGGTAAAGGTGATGTTTCAAGGTAAGACTCGCGCAAACAAAGGATAAACTATTATGTTATGTGTTAATAATAAACATTCTTAAGAGGACACTTTCTGTAGCACATAGCCATAACACAAAATGAAGATAGATAATCAACCAGGCTGTAAAACAGTAACAAAAGGCCTGGAGATACCCATACTTTAACTTACCAAAGTATTTTTGCATCAACCAGTATATCAACACAAGATTGACATCATGAAACATTTACTCATCTAAAGTAAAATAAGAACTATTAAACAATTAAGAATCTGAACATGCCTTATCTCTTCCAGAGCTTAGCAGAGTCCAACCATCTTCAGATATTTGCAAGGAAGTCACGGTAGAGAAATGTTTTTCTAATGTCGATATACATTTCTTCTTTGTAAGATCCCAGACTCTAATAGTTGAATCATCACTTCCTGAGAAAAGCTACAAACACAATGCAGAATAGCAAAGATATTATCAGTAAATAACATTATCATATAAGTTAATGAATCTAAATCCCATCCTTTATAGTCCCAAATAAAATAACATCATGCaagatttttgaaataattagcAAGCTTGAGAATAACTTGGGAAAATCTAGATAACCAATTGAATGGCTAAAGAAGGGCtcccaaacaaaacaaaacaaaatgagtACTTGTAGCTTACCATCAGTTTATTATGATCTGGATGAAACATAACACTAGATACAACCCCTTTATGACCTTTAAAAAAATGTGTGCAAAATCCACCATCTACATCCCACACAAGTACTTTTCTATCAGCACCACCAGTTGCAAGAAGACCACCAGATGCATCACAAGTCATTGCCATAACAGGACCGTCATGTCCCTAAACAAGC
This is a stretch of genomic DNA from Impatiens glandulifera chromosome 4, dImpGla2.1, whole genome shotgun sequence. It encodes these proteins:
- the LOC124934446 gene encoding transducin beta-like protein 3, producing MASVALKKNFRCFQSLNQFYSGGPFIVSSDGSFIVCACDDKIKIVDSSNSSIKSIIEGDSEAVTALALSPNDTLLFSASHSRQIRVWDLSTLKCLRSWKGHDGPVMAMTCDASGGLLATGGADRKVLVWDVDGGFCTHFFKGHKGVVSSVMFHPDHNKLMLFSGSDDSTIRVWDLTKKKCISTLEKHFSTVTSLQISEDGWTLLSSGRDKVVNVWDLHDYSCKITVPTYEALEAVCLVSSSSPFVSWIHSKKSKTVKKKTNTSDVYFFTVGERGIVRLWNSEGSVCLFEQKTSDITAISQDDEDAKRGFTAAVLLPQGQGLLCVTADQQFLFYSLTENDNAFSDLTLTKRLIGFNEEIVDMKFLGESEKFIAVATSVEQVRVYELASMSCSYVLSGHKDIVLCLDTCVTSSGETLIVTGSKDNTVRLWEANTGNCIGVGAGHMGAVGAVAFSKKHRNFFISGSSDRTLKVWNLDGTSDDDVNNLKAKAVVAAHDKDINSVAVAPNDSLACSGSQDRTACVWRLPDLVLAVTLKGHKRGIWSVEFSPVDQCVITASGDKTIKIWAISDGSCLKTFEGHTSSVYRASFITRGTQFVSCGADGLLKLWTVKTNECIATFDQHEDKVWALAVGKETEMIATGGSDAVVNLWNDSTAFDKEEAFREEEEEILKGQELENAVTDANFTKAIQIAFELRRPRRLFELFSELCRKREVDGRLDKALRSLDKENFHLLFEYAREWNTKPRFCHIAHFVLYKAFSILPPTEIIEIKGIGEILEGLIPYSQRHFSRIDRLQRSTFLLDYTLMGMSVIEPDSTAIQSDEEKEEASEEPKVDRISSKKRKSKKTGRDVPAYKKIRKESKSKVVGVTEVSA